TGATGGCTCCCTGATGGAAATGGCCTCATCGGCAGGCGACGTTCCGGCGCCGCCAGATGCCCCGGCACGTGTCGCTCCGGCACCAGTCTTGCCTGCGGCTGCCGCCGATGCCACGGGCGGAGCAGCCTGGGGCGCGTCAACAGCGCTTGGCGGTGGCACCGGACGTGCGGCAGCGGGCTGTGCTGCGGCGCCACCACTGCGGCGGACCCGGAATTTCTTAGCCTTGGGTTTGGTAGTCATAGAGCTGTTTCGCTTCTTCCAAGGTTTCAAACATATGCAACTGGCCATCCACCAGAACAGCCGCAGAACGGACAAATTTCTCCAGCGTCTTGGGCTGGTGCGACACCATAATGATGGTGGTGGTCTCAAGCCGTTCCTGCAGGATTGACCCGGCTTTCTTGTTGAATTCCACATCGGTGGTGCTGGGCATCCCCTCGTCGATGAGGAAGATATCAAAATCCAGCGCCAGCATCAGCGCAAAACTGAACCGTGCCCGCATACCGGAGGAATAGGTGCCGACGGGCTGGTCAAAATACTCTCCCAAGCCGCAGAGCCAGCGGCAATAGGCTTCGACATAATCGGGATCCAGCCCGTAGAGATTGGCGATATAGCGGGCATTGGCCATCGCTGACAGGCGGTTGATCACCCCGCCCATGAACCCCAATGGAAACGAGATCCGGCAGCCGCGACGAATTTCGCCCTCATCGGGTTTTTCCAGCCCGGCCATCATGTTGATCAACGTGGTCTTGCCGGTGCCATTGGGGGCCAACACCCCCATCGATTTGCCGAGGTCAACGCGAAAGGACACCCGGTCAAGGATCACCTTGCGCTGGGTGCCGGTCCAGAAGGACTTGCTCACGTTTTCAAACTCAAGCATCGCGTGTTCCGGTGCTGCTCTCGACCCCGTTCAGGAGCCTCTGGTCCTCATGATGCGCCAGGCGGATCCCGGCGGCCTTATGTCTGCACTAACAGATTTGTGTTAACGATGTAGGCTGCTATTTGGACCATATTATGTCCAATTGGTATGGGATTTATCAACGTTCCGTTAACCAGATGACGCGGCTTTGATCAAATGGCGGTGTCCTCGCAGGCTGCACGGCAGGCGGACTGGCGGGCGAACGGGCAGGGTGCCATGATGCTGCGGGCGGGCAGATAGCAGGGGGCAGGGATGACCACAACCGAGGATCTGAGGCAGGAGATTCGCGCGTGCCGCCTCTGTGCGGGGCGGTTTGCCGCAACCGTGACCCGGCACAGCCCGCGCCCTGTTGTCTGGTTCGACAGCGCGGCGCGTATTCTGATCGCCGGTCAGGCGCCGGGCGCGCGGGTCCACGACAGCGGTCGTCCTTTCACCGATCCTTCCGGGGATCGCCTGCGTGAGTGGCTGGGCCTGAGTGAGGCGCAATTCTACGACCAGTCGCTGGTGGCGATCGTGCCCATGGCGTTTTGTTTTCCCGGGTATTCCGCGAAAAAGGCAGATCTGCCACCGCCTGCGATCTGCCGCACCACCTGGCATGACCGGGTGATGGACACCTTGCCCAATATCGGCCTGCGCGTGCTGGTCGGCGGCTATGCCCACAGCTATCATCTGGGCGGCAAACAGTCGGTGCAGGCGCGGGTTGAAGGCTGGCGGGACCACGCGCCGCAGGAGTTTCCCTTGCCTCATCCGTCCTGGCGCAATACCGCATGGCTGAAACGTAATCCCTGGTTCGAGACCGATCTGCTGCCGGTCCTGCGCGCCCGGGTTCAGGAGCTGATAACATGACCGACGCCACCCCTCTGGATCACAGCCACGCCGCAATGCTGGCAGCGCCTCAGGACGACGCGGCCCGCCTGCGGTTCTATGAGCGGCTGGCGGATAGTGAGTTATTCCTGCTGCTGACCAAAGAGCCCGAGGGCGACACCATTGCGCCCGAGTTGTTTGAGACCGCAGATGGCACCTTTGCGCTGGTTTTTGATCGCGAGGACCGGCTGGCAGAATTCGCCGGGCGCATCGTTCCTTATGCGGCTCTGTCGGGTCGGGTCGTGGTGCAGATGCTGGCGGGGCAGGGGGCAGGGGCCACGATTGGCCTTGGCGTTAACCTTGATGTGGCGCCGTCTGCGATCCTGATCCCGGCGGAGGCCGTAGCCTGGTTGCATGACACTCTGGGCCAGACCCCGGCCGAGGTTGATGCTGAGATTGAGGCGATCACCGCCCCCAAGGGCCTGCCGGAGATGTTGATTACTGCGCTGGACACCAAGCTGGCCACTGCGGTGGGTCTTGCACAGTCCGCCTATCTTGTCGGTCTGCACTACCGTGGCGGCGGGCAGGGCCATCTGCTGGGCTTCGTTGACGCAAAGGAGGCCGCGCAATCCGCACTGGCCAAGGCGGTGGGAGAGGCGCTGACTTTCTCCGGGGTTGAGGCGGGCGCGCTGGATGTCGGCTTCTTTGCCAGCAGCGATGCCATGGCGGCGCGACTGGCGCAGGCCGGGCTGCGGTTCGATCTGCCGCAACCGGCAGCCCCGTCCGTGCCCTCCGCCCCCGGACGTGATCCTGAAAACCCGCCCCGGCTCAGCTAAGGCGGCAGGTCTGCGGGTCTCAAACAGAAACATCGCGGCCCGGTTAGGCGCCGCGATGTCCAGTGTCTTCAGCAGTGGTGGCAGGCGGGGCCGGCCCCCGCCCGACGATCAGCTGTCGGCTTCTGCCGGTTCCAGCTTGTCCTGCGTCTTGGTGTCGAAATCCGACGCATAATGGCGTTCGCGCAGCTGGGTGTGCAGCTCGCCAAAGGCCCGATTGACCATCCGCCCGCGCGATACCGCCGGACGCGCGTCGATCTCCTTGGCCCAACGCAGCACATGGGTGTAGCTTTCCACATCCAGGAATTCTGCCGCCTCATAAAGACGACCCAGCACCAGTTGTCCATACCAGGCCCAGATCGCCATATCGGCGATGGAGTAGTCATCTCCAGCGATATAGCGGTTGTCGGCCAGTTGCCGGTCCAGCACATCCAACTGGCGTTTGGCCTCCATCGAGAAGCGATTGATCGGATATTCGTATTTCTCCGGCGCATAGGCATAGAAATGGCCAAAACCGCCGCCCAGATACGGCGCGCTGCCCATCTGCCAGAACAGCCAGTTCATCACCTCGGCGCGGGCGGCTCCCTCCTTGGGCAGGAAGGCGTCGAATTTTTCCGCCAGATGCATCAGGATTGAGCCGGATTCAAACACCCGCACCGGTGCATCGCCGCTGCGGTCCATCAGCGCCGGGATCTTGGAGTTGGGATTGACCTCGACGAAACCGGATCCGAACTGATCCCCCTCACCGATATTGATTAGCCAGGCGTCATATTCGGCGCCACTGTGGCCGGCGGCCAGCAGCTCCTCCAGCATCACCGTGACCTTCACCCCGTTGGGTGTGGCCAGCGAATAGAGCTGATAGGGATGTTCCCCCACCGGCAGCTCTTTGTCATGGGTGGCCCCGGCAATAGGGCGGTTGATCGAGGCAAAGCGGCCACCGCTTTCCTGCTCCCAGGTCCAGACTTTTGGCGGGGTGTAAGTTGTGTCACTCATCTGTTGGCCTTGTTTTGAAACGGTTTTTGAATGTGTCAGGCGGTCATGTTGCGCCGCTCCGATGCAGGGGGCGACGCGGCATTGTGCAAAACATAAGCAGGCCGCGCAAAATTCCAATGACTGGAAGGTCTGCGGCCTACACTTTTTGTTGACCACCCCCCGGGCAGAGTAGGCGGCGTTGATGTCATGATGCCACGGCAAATATTCCCATCCAGAGCCAGCCTGTAACAAAACATGCGCCTCTGATCACAGCGGCTCCGTATCGGACACAGGGACGTGAGCCCCCCTTCGCATCGCGGCGGATCTGAATATTGTCTAGCCAGCCCGGCTGTTATGGTCGGCGTCCAGTTTTGCCTGGGGGTCCTTCGACCCATGCCCTTGAAAGGATAGTCTATGAAACGCGTTCTCTTTGCCGCCCTTGCCGCTGCCTCTTTTGGTCTGCCTGCGTTTGCCGGGGATCAATATATCGACAGCACCGGCTTTGCGGTCTCCGGCTATGACGTGGTGGCCTACCGCGATCTGGCGCAGAACCCCGTTGGCAGCGCCCAACCCGCAGCGGTACCGGGCAATGCGGCCTACACGGCTGATCATAACGGCGCCACCTTCGCCTTCTCCAGCGCAGAGAACCGCGACAAGTTTGCCGCCAACCCTGACTATTACGCGCCGCAATATGACGGCCACTGCGCCTATGGCGTCTCCAAGGGCGGCAAGGTTCCGGGCAATCCAAACCTGTGGCGCATCGTGGATGACAAGCTGTATCTCAACATCACCAAAAACGTTGTTGGCTTCTGGGAAGAGGATATTCCCGGCAATATCAACCTCGCTCAGGGCAACTGGCCCGAAATTGAACCGGCGGACGCCTCCAAGAATGTGATCCCGAACTTCACGTCCTCTGCCCCGGAACAGGGTTGATCCTTGCGATCCGTTAAGGAGAGGGCAGGGTTTGCGCCCTGCACCCTCCCCAAACGGCAGCGCCTAAAGAAAACAGCGCCCCGGAGCAATCCGAGGCGCTTTTTTATGTATTCTGATTTCCAGCGGCTCATGGCCTCAGGGCAGTCGCCTGGGCAGCCCGGCGACAGCCCGCAGTTTACCGTTTACGGTCGCGGCGTGCGCTCATCGGCTGGAACGCCACGCCGACATGGGCTTCGCAATAGGGTTTGCCCTGCTGAACAGGCAGGCCGCAGAACCAGAAATCCTCGGTCGCGGGATCACCCACGGGCCATTTGCACGTCCGCTCGGTCAGTTCCATCAGGCCCAGCTTCTTGGCTTTCTTCTCGATCTCGTTGACCTTGGCCAGCGCTTCAGGGCTGATTTCATTGGCCGAGGGCTGCGGCGGCAGCGGCTGGCCGGCCGGAATGATCTGGCGGCGTGCTGGCGTGGCCGGGCGACCTTCGGCAGAGGCCGCAGGCTCAGGCGTCACCGGGCGGGCCGGTTCGGTCTTGGGCTGCGGCTTGGGCTTGGCCGGTGCGGCCGCAGCTGCGGCGGGCGCCGGTTTTGGTGCCGCGGCGGGTTTTTCCTTGGGCTCGGCGGCGGGTTTGGCCGTACCGCTGTTGCGGTTGGACAGTCCCAGGCGATGCACCTTGCCAATCACGGCGTTGCGGGTCACGCCGCCCAGTTCCTTGGCGATCTGGCTTGCAGATTGCCCTTCGCCCCACATTTTCTTGAGCAGTTCGACGCGCTCGTCTGTCCAGGACATCTGTTGCCTTTCCAAGCTAAAAGCGGCCCCAGATCCTGCGGCCGCCATCGAATTCCGTATCAGGCCCCTATTCTAATCACTGCGTGCCGAGTTACAAGAGCGTCTTGCGCCTCGGGGTCTGCTCTCTTGGTCCTTATTGGCCCCTGCCAGCCTTTGGCAGAGGCGCTTTGGGGGCGAAAGCCGCTTGCCCCGGCAGGGTGGGCATGGTTTGACGCAGACGATCGACCGATGAGGAAGACCTGGGGCCGTCACCGATCGGCAAGCCCACAAGATTGGCCCGCAGATAGTCCCCGCAGATAAGCAAAGAGGCGCGACATGGCACAGCACACCCCAGAGCAGACAGCACCGGCGACACCGGCCATCGCCCTTGGAGAGCGGCGCTTCGGGCGGATGAACTGGCTGGGTCTGCGCACGCTGGCGCGGCGCGAAATCACCCGGTTTCTGGTGGTCTGGACCCAGACGCTGATGGCGCCGATGGTGACGGCCGCCCTGTTCCTGATGATCTTCAATATCGCCATTGGTCCGGGGCGGGGCGATGTCATGGGCGTGCCCTTCATCGAATTTCTGGCCCCCGGTATCATGATGATGACGGTGATTCAGAATGCCTTTGCCAATACATCATCGTCGATTGTGATCACCAAGGTGCAGGGCAATATCGTCGATACGCTGATGCCACCCTTGTCGGGGTTTGAAATCCTGCTTGGCTATCTGGCCGGGGCGGTGGCGCGCGGTGTTTTTGTCGCGCTGGGCATTGGCACCGGGTTGATGCTGGTGCTGGGTGTGGTGCCGGAACATCCGCTGGTGGCCCTGCTGTTTGTGGTGCTTGGTGCGCTGTTTCTGGGCGGGCTGGGCATTGTCGCCGGTGTCTTTGCCGAAAAATTCGATCAGATGGCGGCGATCACCAATTTCATCGTGACCCCGCTCGCCTTTCTCTCGGGCACATTCTATTCAGTGGAAGCGCTGCCGCCGGTGCTGCGGCTGCTCTCACATCTCAACCCGGTCTTCTACCTGATCGACGGGGTGCGATTCGGGGTGATCGGCACCTCCGACAGCTCCCCTCTGCTCGGACTGCTGGTCTGCAGCCTGTCCAGTGCGGCGATTGGCACATTGGCCTGGCTGATGCTGCGCAGCGGCTACCGGCTGAAGTCCTGATCAGCCTGCGCGCCCGGATCTACATGTAGGGTCGGCACCCGCTGCCGCCCCTCGCGCCAGGCCAATAGCGCCGCGCCCGCCAGGATGATCACCGCGCCCAGAACGGTGATCGCATCCGGCGCCTCGGCAAAGACGGCAAAATCATAGATCGCGGCAAAGATCAGCGTGGCATAGCTGAACGGCGCCACAAAAGAGGCATCCGCCCGCGCCATTCCATTGATGAAACAGCCCTGCGCACAGGCCATCATGGAGCCAAGCGCGACCATCAGCGCCCATTGCTCGGCTGTTGGTGGCTGCCAGACTGCCATCACCGCAACGCTGGCAATCACGGACCCCAGCAGATTGTTGAACCACAGGATCTGCAACGGCTTCTCCCGCCCGGCCAACCGTTTGATAAAAATCAGCTCCAGCCCCATCACCGCAGCCGCCGCCAGCGCCAGCAGGCTTGCGGGCTGAAAACTGGCCGGGGTTGGCCGCAGCAGGACCATCGCCCCCAGAAGCGCAATCACCGCCGCCGCCCAACGCCAGCGTCCGACCGTTTCCCCCAGCAGGGGGATCGCCAGCAGCATGCCAAAGACCGGGTTGAGAAAGGTGATCGCCGTAGCATCGGCCAGCGGGATATAGGCAACGGCGGCAAACATCAGCGTCACCCCCATCCAGCCAAAACTGGTGCGCCCCAGATGCAGCCCCCAATGCGGCGCGGTGAACCGGGGCCGCCGCACCGCAACCAGGGTGCTGATCGCCAGAAACGCAAACACGAACCGTCCGAAACTGATCTGCAGCGGATGCAGCGGCGCGCCCAGAGCATCCGTGCCAAGCGCTTTGGCCACCAGCGTGGTGCCTGCGATAAATACCGTGGCGAGCAGGATCAGCGCGGCGGCGAGGGCGGGGTGCTGACGGGTGATTATCATGAGGCCCAGCACTGCCCGTTGACGCCGCCAAAAGCAAGCCACCAGAGGGGCCCGCCGCGATTGAGCGGACTGCCGTATCTGACGATTGCAACGGTTCCCACCTTCGAATTGACCAACCATTCCGACAAACGGTCTTT
The nucleotide sequence above comes from Phaeobacter inhibens DSM 16374. Encoded proteins:
- a CDS encoding DMT family transporter, translated to MIITRQHPALAAALILLATVFIAGTTLVAKALGTDALGAPLHPLQISFGRFVFAFLAISTLVAVRRPRFTAPHWGLHLGRTSFGWMGVTLMFAAVAYIPLADATAITFLNPVFGMLLAIPLLGETVGRWRWAAAVIALLGAMVLLRPTPASFQPASLLALAAAAVMGLELIFIKRLAGREKPLQILWFNNLLGSVIASVAVMAVWQPPTAEQWALMVALGSMMACAQGCFINGMARADASFVAPFSYATLIFAAIYDFAVFAEAPDAITVLGAVIILAGAALLAWREGRQRVPTLHVDPGAQADQDFSR
- a CDS encoding uracil-DNA glycosylase family protein gives rise to the protein MTTTEDLRQEIRACRLCAGRFAATVTRHSPRPVVWFDSAARILIAGQAPGARVHDSGRPFTDPSGDRLREWLGLSEAQFYDQSLVAIVPMAFCFPGYSAKKADLPPPAICRTTWHDRVMDTLPNIGLRVLVGGYAHSYHLGGKQSVQARVEGWRDHAPQEFPLPHPSWRNTAWLKRNPWFETDLLPVLRARVQELIT
- a CDS encoding ABC transporter ATP-binding protein; translation: MLEFENVSKSFWTGTQRKVILDRVSFRVDLGKSMGVLAPNGTGKTTLINMMAGLEKPDEGEIRRGCRISFPLGFMGGVINRLSAMANARYIANLYGLDPDYVEAYCRWLCGLGEYFDQPVGTYSSGMRARFSFALMLALDFDIFLIDEGMPSTTDVEFNKKAGSILQERLETTTIIMVSHQPKTLEKFVRSAAVLVDGQLHMFETLEEAKQLYDYQTQG
- the yghU gene encoding glutathione-dependent disulfide-bond oxidoreductase; the encoded protein is MSDTTYTPPKVWTWEQESGGRFASINRPIAGATHDKELPVGEHPYQLYSLATPNGVKVTVMLEELLAAGHSGAEYDAWLINIGEGDQFGSGFVEVNPNSKIPALMDRSGDAPVRVFESGSILMHLAEKFDAFLPKEGAARAEVMNWLFWQMGSAPYLGGGFGHFYAYAPEKYEYPINRFSMEAKRQLDVLDRQLADNRYIAGDDYSIADMAIWAWYGQLVLGRLYEAAEFLDVESYTHVLRWAKEIDARPAVSRGRMVNRAFGELHTQLRERHYASDFDTKTQDKLEPAEADS
- a CDS encoding YHS domain-containing (seleno)protein, translating into MKRVLFAALAAASFGLPAFAGDQYIDSTGFAVSGYDVVAYRDLAQNPVGSAQPAAVPGNAAYTADHNGATFAFSSAENRDKFAANPDYYAPQYDGHCAYGVSKGGKVPGNPNLWRIVDDKLYLNITKNVVGFWEEDIPGNINLAQGNWPEIEPADASKNVIPNFTSSAPEQG
- a CDS encoding ABC transporter permease; translation: MAQHTPEQTAPATPAIALGERRFGRMNWLGLRTLARREITRFLVVWTQTLMAPMVTAALFLMIFNIAIGPGRGDVMGVPFIEFLAPGIMMMTVIQNAFANTSSSIVITKVQGNIVDTLMPPLSGFEILLGYLAGAVARGVFVALGIGTGLMLVLGVVPEHPLVALLFVVLGALFLGGLGIVAGVFAEKFDQMAAITNFIVTPLAFLSGTFYSVEALPPVLRLLSHLNPVFYLIDGVRFGVIGTSDSSPLLGLLVCSLSSAAIGTLAWLMLRSGYRLKS
- a CDS encoding SseB family protein, which codes for MTDATPLDHSHAAMLAAPQDDAARLRFYERLADSELFLLLTKEPEGDTIAPELFETADGTFALVFDREDRLAEFAGRIVPYAALSGRVVVQMLAGQGAGATIGLGVNLDVAPSAILIPAEAVAWLHDTLGQTPAEVDAEIEAITAPKGLPEMLITALDTKLATAVGLAQSAYLVGLHYRGGGQGHLLGFVDAKEAAQSALAKAVGEALTFSGVEAGALDVGFFASSDAMAARLAQAGLRFDLPQPAAPSVPSAPGRDPENPPRLS
- a CDS encoding GcrA family cell cycle regulator; amino-acid sequence: MSWTDERVELLKKMWGEGQSASQIAKELGGVTRNAVIGKVHRLGLSNRNSGTAKPAAEPKEKPAAAPKPAPAAAAAAPAKPKPQPKTEPARPVTPEPAASAEGRPATPARRQIIPAGQPLPPQPSANEISPEALAKVNEIEKKAKKLGLMELTERTCKWPVGDPATEDFWFCGLPVQQGKPYCEAHVGVAFQPMSARRDRKR